Proteins encoded in a region of the Rickettsia tillamookensis genome:
- a CDS encoding DNA polymerase III subunit delta' (catalyzes the DNA-template-directed extension of the 3'-end of a DNA strand; the delta' subunit seems to interact with the gamma subunit to transfer the beta subunit on the DNA), with translation MIIERLEFNLKHNKLYNSWLIEAENIEQALKDLEDFIYSKLFKNSIPLENNPDYHFIARETSATSNAKNISIEQIRKLQDFLSKTSAISGYKVVVIYAADLMNLNAANSCLKILEDAPKNSYIFLITSRAASIISTIRSRCFKINANSSQPHSINELYLQFIQPIANNETLDFINRFTTKDRELWLDFIDNLLLLLNRILKKSANVNIELLDLENKIFDRLANKHPSYLIQKFTDIKKLIYNTVDYDLDLKISYILVVNEFFSN, from the coding sequence GAACGCCTAGAGTTTAACTTAAAACATAATAAGCTATATAATAGTTGGCTTATCGAAGCCGAAAATATAGAGCAAGCTTTAAAAGATTTAGAAGATTTTATATATAGTAAGCTTTTTAAGAATAGCATTCCTCTTGAAAACAATCCTGATTATCATTTCATCGCTAGGGAAACTTCGGCTACATCTAATGCTAAAAATATTTCTATTGAACAAATAAGAAAATTACAAGATTTCTTAAGTAAAACTTCTGCAATTTCAGGTTATAAAGTTGTCGTAATTTATGCGGCTGATCTTATGAATTTAAATGCGGCGAATTCATGCTTAAAAATTCTTGAAGATGCACCAAAGAATAGTTACATTTTTTTAATTACTTCAAGAGCTGCAAGTATTATATCTACAATTAGATCAAGATGCTTTAAAATTAATGCTAACTCATCTCAACCTCATTCTATAAATGAACTATATCTTCAATTTATTCAGCCGATAGCAAATAATGAAACGTTAGATTTTATTAATCGTTTTACTACTAAAGACCGAGAATTATGGCTAGATTTTATTGATAATTTATTATTATTATTGAATAGAATTCTTAAAAAATCTGCTAACGTTAATATTGAGCTTCTAGATTTAGAAAACAAGATTTTTGATAGACTGGCAAATAAGCATCCTTCCTATTTAATACAAAAATTTACCGACATAAAAAAGTTAATATATAATACCGTTGATTATGATTTAGACTTAAAAATAAGTTATATATTAGTGGTAAATGAGTTTTTTAGTAATTAA
- the ffh gene encoding signal recognition particle protein, which translates to MFKTLTQNLTKIFDKLVSSGILTEAQIDTAMRDIRVALLESDVALPVIKDFIAEVKQKALGHEVIKSVSPGQMIIKIIHEEMINLLTSSESDTKLNLNAKPPVNLLMVGLQGSGKTTASSKLALRLKNQNKKVLLVSLDTYRPAAQEQLAILANSVQINSLPIVQGEKPLDIVKRAIAEAKISAYDVVIYDTAGRTQIDKEMMEEALAIKKIVEPTETLLVIDSMTGQDAVVTASSFNEKLEISGLILSRIDGDSKGGAALSVKYITKKPIKFLSSGEKLTDLEEFDAERLASRILDMGDIISFVEKAASIVDREEAEKTAAKLKKGKFDLNDYLQQMRSIKKMGGFGSILSMLPGSGKIMDQIDQSKLNSKIIEHQEAIILSMTLKERKNPDIINASRRKRIAAGAGTTVQKVNILLKQYKQINEMMKKASKMNPKNLLRSGIGKLFS; encoded by the coding sequence ATGTTTAAAACTTTAACACAAAATTTAACGAAGATTTTTGATAAATTAGTCAGCTCAGGGATTTTAACGGAAGCTCAAATAGACACCGCTATGCGGGATATAAGAGTGGCTCTTTTAGAGTCGGATGTTGCATTACCGGTGATAAAAGATTTTATAGCAGAAGTTAAACAAAAAGCTTTAGGGCATGAGGTTATTAAGTCTGTTTCACCGGGGCAGATGATAATTAAAATTATCCATGAAGAGATGATAAATCTCTTAACTTCAAGCGAAAGCGATACGAAGCTAAATTTAAATGCCAAACCGCCCGTAAATTTATTAATGGTAGGACTGCAAGGCAGCGGTAAAACTACGGCTAGTAGTAAGCTTGCCTTACGTCTTAAGAATCAAAATAAAAAAGTTTTACTTGTTTCTCTAGATACTTACAGACCGGCCGCACAAGAGCAACTTGCTATACTTGCAAACTCAGTACAGATTAATTCATTACCTATTGTGCAAGGTGAGAAACCTTTGGACATTGTCAAAAGAGCTATTGCCGAGGCTAAAATTTCTGCTTATGACGTCGTAATTTATGATACGGCAGGTCGTACACAAATTGATAAAGAGATGATGGAGGAAGCTCTTGCAATAAAAAAGATAGTAGAGCCTACGGAAACTTTGTTAGTAATTGATAGTATGACAGGGCAGGATGCGGTAGTTACAGCAAGTAGCTTTAATGAAAAGTTAGAGATTTCAGGATTAATTTTATCGAGAATTGATGGCGATTCCAAGGGCGGTGCAGCACTCAGTGTAAAATATATTACTAAAAAGCCGATTAAATTTTTAAGTAGCGGTGAAAAACTAACTGATTTAGAAGAATTCGATGCTGAACGTTTAGCTTCTCGAATACTTGATATGGGTGATATTATCTCTTTTGTTGAAAAAGCAGCTAGTATTGTTGATAGAGAAGAAGCTGAAAAAACGGCAGCTAAATTAAAAAAAGGTAAGTTTGATTTAAATGATTATCTTCAGCAAATGAGAAGTATAAAAAAAATGGGAGGTTTTGGAAGCATACTTAGCATGTTACCGGGTAGCGGTAAAATTATGGATCAAATAGATCAATCAAAATTAAATAGTAAAATAATTGAACATCAAGAAGCAATTATTTTATCTATGACGCTGAAAGAACGTAAGAATCCTGACATCATTAATGCTTCTCGTAGAAAACGTATAGCTGCTGGAGCAGGGACTACGGTACAAAAGGTAAATATTTTGCTAAAGCAATATAAGCAAATAAACGAGATGATGAAAAAAGCAAGTAAAATGAATCCTAAAAATCTATTACGTAGCGGAATTGGGAAGTTGTTTTCGTAG